The DNA region GCGCCGCGGTGGTGATCTCGGCCGGCCTGTTCGTGATCTGGCGCGAGCAGCAGCTCGGGCTCGTGCGCCGCGTCGAGGAGAAGATCGCAAGGCCGCGCGTCACGTGATCAAGAACCCTGCGCGAAGGCGAGCAGATCGCGGTTGAAGCGATCCTTCTCGGTGACGACGAGGCCATGCGGCCCGCCCTCATAGACAATCAGCCGGCTGCCCGGAATCGCCTGCACCGTTCTGCGACCCGTCTTGTCGATTGGGGCAAGCACATCTGCGTCGCCTTGGATGATCAGCGTCGGGACGGTGAAGGCCCGCATGTCGGGCCGGAAGTCGGCACTTATGAAGCCACGCATGCATTCGATCGTGGCCTTGGGAGAAGCCTGCAGGAACTGCGACAGCAGCCATTGCGACATCATGGGTGAAGCCGTGGCCCCCTTGCCGAAGAACATCCAGAGGTTGTTCGCAAAGAAAGCGGGGCGATCCTTCGTGATGCCGGCGACGAAGCCTTCATAGACGCTTACGTCGGTCCCGTCGGGATTGTCCGCCATCTTGGCGGCGACGGGCGTGCCCGGGCTCGTCAGCACGACGCGCGCGATGCGGCCGGCGCCATGACGCGACAGATAACGCGCCACCTCGCCCGCCCCCATCGAGAAGCCGACGAGCGTCACCTCGCGAAGATCGAGCTGTTCGATGACGGCCGCGAGATCGTCCGCCAGTGTGTCGTAATCATAGCCGCGGCCCGGATCGCTGGTACGTCCATGGCCGCGCCTGTCATAGGCGACGCAGCGCAAGCCATGCTCGGTCAGATAGGTGAGCTGATACTCCCAGATGTCGGAGTTCAGCGCCCAGGCATGGGTGAACACGACCGGCTTTCCTGTTCCCCAATCTCGATAGAACAATCGCGTGCCGTCGGCGGTCTCGATGAAGGGTTTGGCACGCAGCGCCGGCGCCGCTCCCGGCCCGGCATTGCCCGCCCCGATCGCCTCGCCGCCGAAGGCGGCAGCACCGCCGGTGGCAGCCGCGATCGCGGCCGATTTCAGAATGGTGCGTCTGTCCATGACGTTCATCGCTCGCATGTGTCGCGCAACGCCTGTCGTTCGCGATCTGACGAGGATGGTGCGGGATCTCGCACCGAAATGCGATTACTTGCCAGGTAAGTGCGACTGGCAGGCAAGGGCGACTGGCAGGTCAGCGCGAGGCTTGTGGCGCTTGGAGATCGCCCGCCTGCGATGCAGCTCAGGCGAAAGCGATCCGGATCATGTTGGTCGCGCCCGGTGTGCCGAAGGGCAGGCCCGCGATGATGATCACCCGCTCGCCCGCCTGGGCGAAGCCTTCGCGCCGCGCGATCTCGACGGCCCGGTTGACCATGTCGTCGACGTCATGGGCATCTTCGGTGACGACCGCATGCACGCCCCAGGCAAGAGCGAGCCGGCGTGCGGTCCGCGTATTCGGCGTCAGCGCCAGGATCGGCAGCTCCGGCCGCTCGCGCGCGATGCGCAGCGCCGTCGCCCCCGATTCGCTCCAGGCGATGATCGCCCGCACCCCGACCGTCTCGGTGATCGAGCGCGCCGCCGCCGCGATGGCATCTGCGCCCGTCGCCTCGGGCGAAGAGCGCTGGGCCGCAACGATGACGGCGTGGTTCGGATCGCCCTCGACCTCCTCGGCGATGCGGTTCATCATCAGCACCGCCTCGACCGGGTAGTTTCCGGCAGCGCTCTCGGCCGACAGCATCACGGCATCGGCGCCTTCGAAGACCGCGGTCGCCACATCCGACACCTCGGCGCGCGTCGGCACGGGGCTGGTGATCATCGATTCGAGCATCTGCGTCGCCACCACGACCGGCTTGCCGGTGCGCCGCGTCAGCCGCGTGATGCGCTTCTGGATGCCCGGCACCTTCTCGAGCGGCATCTCGACGCCGAGATCGCCGCGCGCCACCATGACGGCATCGGAGACCTCCATGATCTCCTCGAACCTTGCGACCGCCTGCGGCTTCTCGATTTTGGCGAGCACGGCCGAACGCCCGCGCGCCAGCTTCTTGACCTCGGCGATGTCCTCGGGCCGCTGCACGAAGGAGACAGCGATCCAGTCGGCCCCGGCATCGACGGCGGCTTCGGCATCGCCGCGATCCTTATCGGTCATGGCGGTGATGGGGATGACGGTATCGGGGACGCTCACGCCCTTACGGTTCGAGAGCTTGCCGCCGGTCACCACCTCGGTGACGGCGCGCTTCGGCTCGGCCTCCAGGATGCGCAAGGCGAGCTTGCCATCATCGAGGAGCATGATGTGGCCGGGCTCGAGCGCGCCGAGGATCTCGGGATGCGGCAGATAAACGCGATTGGCGTCGCCCGGCGCAGGGTCGGAATCGAGTGCGAACCGCGCCCCGGCGACCAGCTCGGCGCTGCCATCGGCGAAGGTGCCGACCCGCAATTTCGGGCCCTGGAGATCGGCCAATATGCCGATTGGCCGGCCGAACTCGGCTTCCATCGCCCGAATGGCCGCCACCCGCTCGCGCATCGCCTCGCGCGTCGAATGGCTCATATTGAGGCGGAAGACATCAACGCCGGCGCGGAACAGCTCCGCCATGACCGCGGCATCTTCGGAAGCCGGACCGAGCGTTGCGACGATCTTGACGCGACGCAGCCGCCTCACTTCGAGACCGCTCCCTGCTGCGTGGTCTTCTGATCGGTGAGCTGCACGCGCCAATCCTTCTGTTCGCCTGTATCGACCTCGAAGAACCCGGTACGGTCATAACCTCGCGACAGGCAATTCTCCACCCCACGGATCGTGAATTCCTTCTCGCCCGTGCACATGAAGGAGGATCCGGCCCATTCGCCGCCGCGATCATAGTCGACGCCATAGACATAATAGAAGCGCGCCGCGAGGCGCCCCGACAACAGCTTCTCGCATTGGTTGGGCTTCAAATTCCACCAGCCTTCGGTGACCCAGCCCTGCGAATCCCGATAGCCCAGCGCCACGCCGATGCGACTGGTCGTGGAGTTGCACACGCTCATATCGGCTCGCGCCGGCGCGTTCATGGCAAGGCAAAGGAGGAGCGCCAGAAAGCTCGACCTCAGGACCAAGGGTGGTCTCCAGCGAATCAGCGCGCGACACTTGTTCGTGGGCGGCGCGAGGCTTACGCCTTGTGGCCCGCTCGTCAACTCACGCCCGCATCTCGCGCGGTCGCGACGAACGCGCGAGATCTTCGGGGCGGCATCAGGGTTCGACCTAGGTCGACCCTCATATCGGATATGGAAACAGGCCGAGTGCGACCGCATCATGGCGGTCGCGGATGACCAAAAGATTAGCGCGGCGCCAGCACCATGGTCATCTGACGCCCTTCCATCGACGGCTCGCTCTCGACCTTGGCCATTTCGGCGGTGTCGGCCTTGACCCGTTGCAGCACCTTGGCGCCGAGCTCGACATGCGCCATCTCGCGGCCGCGGAAGCGCAGCGTCACCTTGACCTTGTCGCCTTCCTCGAAGAAGCGGCGCACCGACTTCATCTTCACGTCGTAATCGTGATCATCGATGCCAGGGCGCAGCTTGATCTCCTTGATCTCGATGACCTTCTGGCGCTTGCGCGC from Rhizobiales bacterium GAS188 includes:
- a CDS encoding Pimeloyl-ACP methyl ester carboxylesterase, giving the protein MRAMNVMDRRTILKSAAIAAATGGAAAFGGEAIGAGNAGPGAAPALRAKPFIETADGTRLFYRDWGTGKPVVFTHAWALNSDIWEYQLTYLTEHGLRCVAYDRRGHGRTSDPGRGYDYDTLADDLAAVIEQLDLREVTLVGFSMGAGEVARYLSRHGAGRIARVVLTSPGTPVAAKMADNPDGTDVSVYEGFVAGITKDRPAFFANNLWMFFGKGATASPMMSQWLLSQFLQASPKATIECMRGFISADFRPDMRAFTVPTLIIQGDADVLAPIDKTGRRTVQAIPGSRLIVYEGGPHGLVVTEKDRFNRDLLAFAQGS
- a CDS encoding pyruvate kinase, coding for MRRLRRVKIVATLGPASEDAAVMAELFRAGVDVFRLNMSHSTREAMRERVAAIRAMEAEFGRPIGILADLQGPKLRVGTFADGSAELVAGARFALDSDPAPGDANRVYLPHPEILGALEPGHIMLLDDGKLALRILEAEPKRAVTEVVTGGKLSNRKGVSVPDTVIPITAMTDKDRGDAEAAVDAGADWIAVSFVQRPEDIAEVKKLARGRSAVLAKIEKPQAVARFEEIMEVSDAVMVARGDLGVEMPLEKVPGIQKRITRLTRRTGKPVVVATQMLESMITSPVPTRAEVSDVATAVFEGADAVMLSAESAAGNYPVEAVLMMNRIAEEVEGDPNHAVIVAAQRSSPEATGADAIAAAARSITETVGVRAIIAWSESGATALRIARERPELPILALTPNTRTARRLALAWGVHAVVTEDAHDVDDMVNRAVEIARREGFAQAGERVIIIAGLPFGTPGATNMIRIAFA
- a CDS encoding Uncharacterized membrane protein; this encodes MVLRSSFLALLLCLAMNAPARADMSVCNSTTSRIGVALGYRDSQGWVTEGWWNLKPNQCEKLLSGRLAARFYYVYGVDYDRGGEWAGSSFMCTGEKEFTIRGVENCLSRGYDRTGFFEVDTGEQKDWRVQLTDQKTTQQGAVSK
- a CDS encoding bacterial translation initiation factor 3 (bIF-3) (manually curated); translation: MPTPQKDGPRANRDIRGVRDVQLIDDSGANRGVMTFFDALKIAEDAGLDLVEISPNSAPPVCKILDYGRFRFLEQKKANEARKRQKVIEIKEIKLRPGIDDHDYDVKMKSVRRFFEEGDKVKVTLRFRGREMAHVELGAKVLQRVKADTAEMAKVESEPSMEGRQMTMVLAPR